CCGCCGGCCACTTTCACCTCGGAGTGCCCCTGCACGCCACGCAGCTCTATAACATGATCAACGCCCTGGTGATGTGGGGCGTGATCATGTTCTCCTATAAGCGCAGGAGGTTCCATGGCCAGGTGCTTGCCACCTTCTTCCTGTACTACGGCGTCACGCGCTTCTTCATCGAGTTCTTGAGGGGCGATGCGGACCGCGGCCTGTGGTTCGGCGGCGCGGTCTCGACCGGCCAGATAGCGATGGTCTTCTTCTTTGCGGCGGGCGTCTTCGTCTGGCTTTTGAGGCGGCGGCAAAGGATCGGGGGCAAGCGGTGATAGGGGGCTTGGGAAAGGCGTCTGCCCGGTCGCGCAGGGGGCTGGCTGTCGAGGTTTCGGTCACAACGGCTGCGGTGCTCGCGATCGTGCATCTGCTCTACGCCACGCGAGGCAACTCGTTCATCGGCCCCAAGATCGCCTACATCGTAGCGTACCTGCTGCTGGGCGCGCCTCTCATCGTGCTCTGGAGGAGGCGAAGGCCGCTCGATTTTTTCTCCATCGCGTCGAAGGACCTCGTCTCTTCGCTCAAGGCATTCGCTGTCGCTTCGGTCGTCCTGTTCCCCCCGTTCCTCGTGGCCGCTCACTTCTGGCAGACCATCGTGGGCGGACACTCGGGTTTCTCGCCTGCGGGGTTTCCCGGGTTCATAAACATGATGCTCATGCAGCTCGTGCTCGTCGCCCTTCCCGAGGAGTTTTACTTCCGGGGCTATTTCCAGTCGGCAATGAATGCGGTCTTCCTGAAGCGGTGGAGGTTTCTGGGGATCGATCTGGGATGGGGGTTCTTCATAACCGCCGCCGTCTTCGCGGTCGCGCACACGATGATCACCTACAGGTGGTGGCACTTCTCGATCTTTTTCCCCGCCCTTGTCTTCGGCTGGCTGCGTGAGCGCACGAACAACATCGTGGCGCCGACGCTCTTCCACGCCGCCTCGAATCTGCTCATGGATTGGTTCGTGAGGAGCTACGTCTAGAGGGCAGAAGCAGAGAAGCAGAGAAGCAACAGGTGTTATCTTAGCTTCTTAACTTCTCTGCTTCTTTGCTTCTTGAAGTAAAAACAGTATTTCCGCACTGGGCAAACAACACACTCAGGATTCCGGGCGTGGCACAGCGTGCGGCCGTGGTGGATGAGCCAGAAGTGAGCGGCGCCCAGCTGCCGCTCGGGGATCACCTTCACAAGTCCGCGCTCCGCCTGTTCGGGTGTCTTTCCCTCTGCCAGGCCGATCCTGGTGGCGACCCGGAACACATGAGTATCGACCGGCATCGCGGGCACGCCGAACGACTTGATGAGCACCACGTTCGCGGTCTTTCTCCCCACCCCCGCGAGGCTCATGAGCCCATCGCGCGCGGCCGGCACCTTTCCGTCGAACCGCTCTGAGATTGCGCGCGCCGCAGCGACGATGTTTCGCGCCTTCGCCCGGTGGAGCCCCACGGATTTGATGATCCTTTGGACCTCCGCGACCTTCGCCCGGGACAGGGCAACCGGGGTGGGCCAGCGGCGGAAGAGCTCCGGCGTCACGAGGTCCACCTGCGCATCGGTCGTCTGGGCGGAGAGGATGGTGCCGATTAGGGTGCGGAAGGGATTGCTGCACACCGCCCACGGCCGCTCTCCCCTTGGGTAGCTACCCTCTAGCGCCTTAAGGACCGCCGTTATCCTCTTCCTTTGCATCACGCGTCCCCTTTCGATGTCCGTAAGTACTGGGCTTATCTATAGAAAATAAGTATGGAAATCAATAGGCCTGTGTCGTATAAGGCCTGACAGTCCTCATTTTTCAGGAGGTGTCGCATAATTGGCTGAACTGGGGTGGCATGATGATATCGCCCAACAGACGGCATGAAAGGATGGTCTTGAGAATATGCAGAGATCGATAAACAGCGTTTCGACCTTTCTCCAGGCCACCAACACCCTCATGAACAGCGCCCGTATCCTGCCGGTGCCTGTCGCATTGAATGGGGTTTCGCTCACCTACGGCCGCATCGGGCCCAGGATAGAGTGCCCCGAGAGCATGATCTTTCTTGGCACGCGTGTGCCATGCGATGAGTTCGTGTCGTTCCTCCCCGTTGTCGCGAGGCCCTCTGAGGTTGATCTCGATCTCCGGGTCACAGAGAGGGATCGTGCTTTTATCTCGCAGTGGTGGAGGCTCCAGGAGTTCGTCAACAAATCGCTGCCTGATATGAAGCAGCGCGAGAGGCCCAGGCAGAGGGCGCTTGAGCTCAGGAGAGAGGGCGAGGAGGCCGAGAAGCTGGGCGGGGGCGAGGATGCCGCATGGGCCTTCTTCGAGTCCGCGGTGATCCTAAGGGGGCTCGGGAGGCCAAGGGACGCCATCGCAGGCGAACTCCTGGGATCGGCCAGAAATTTCGAGGCAGCGTCGCTCCACACCTCGGCAGCGATCGCCTATGAGCTCACCTTCAGGTCCGACCCGTCGGACAGATCGCTTGCGATGAAGGCGTCGGAGCAGTGGCTCGAGTCCGTGCGAAAGGAGTTTGATCCTGAAGCGCTGAAGTTCCGCGTGAATCGGGCGCTGATCTTCGCCGCGTACAGCCCGTACGAGAGCATGTTCAGGGATGCGGCGAGGGAGTCGGGGAGGATGAACGCGGCCGCAGGCAGGCACTTTGACGCCGGGGCCGATTATTTCAGGGCTGCCTGGTCGATGATCCAGCGGGGCACTCCCGGCGTGTCGGGCTGGGCGGACATCTCGGTATACATGGAGACTGCCGCCGACATGTTCAGACATCATGGGGACGTCGATGTTGCCTCCGAGGTCGGCGCCCTGGCCGCCCTGGCCGCCGAGTTTGCGCAGAGGCTTATGGTCAATTCATGACGATCGCGGGCAACAACCTCGGCACGGCCCTTGCCGGCCTCATGACCTCGGCCGGCATCGGCATCAGTATCTCCTCATCACAGCCCTGACCACCCCGCCCAGCGTAAGCTCCTCCTCCGGCCTTATCACCGGGTACTTGGGATTCGCGGGCACGAGTTCCACAGTCCCGCCCGCTTTGCGGTAGTATTTCAAGGTCCAGTCCCCGTCCACGCAACCCAGGACTATGTCGCCCGATTTCGGCTCCGTCCCGCGTTCGACGATCACCAGGTCGCCCTCGTGGATGCCCGCGTCGATCATCGAGTCGCCCGAGACCTTGAGGAGGAAGGAGGCCTCGGGCTTGTCGATGAGGAATTCGTCGAGCGAGAGCGTGTCTATGAGCTCCTCCTCGGCAGGCGACGGGAAACCGGCCTGCACATAGCCCACCAGCGGGATTCCCAGCCTCTCGCTCTTCGGCATGAGCCTGCCTGCGTCGTCCTTCTCTATGTAGCCCTCGTCGATGAGCTTGCGCGCCATGCGGAACGCGGCGTTCTTGGAGCTGTAGCCGAAGATGCGGCACATCTCCGAGTACGTGGGCAGCCGCCTGTTCATGCGCCAGAAGCGCCTGAGCACGTCGAGCTTGTCGTCATCAATGGGCTTCGTATGGTTGCACATAATCAAACTCCAAATTCCAAGCATCAAATTCCAAATAAATTCCAACAACCAAATTCTAATGACCAAATAAATTCTAATTCTCAATAGCAGAACGATTTAGTTTGGAATTTGGTGATTGGTTATTGGTGCTTATTTGGAATTTGGGATTTGGTGTTTGGAGTTTCATTTCAGCCCCTTTCCCTGTACGACCCGCTGCCCCTGTCTGGGCAGGCTGCGGATGCCCAGGGGGTATCTGCGCGTGCTGTATATATATGAATAGCGCTGATGCGTTCCGCCTTTGAGAATTTTGACAAACCTCATTAATAACAACATCTTAACCTCCATGGCGGTCCTGTCGCCGACCGACTCTCAAGGTAAGTGAACGTCCGTTCACTTGTCAAGCGGCAAAGAAAAGGGCCCTGGGATTTTTCCCAGGGCCTTTTGTCCTGATCGGATCGCCGAGATGCCTTTATGGCAGGAATCCCATTATCTCCATGAGTATCATCAACACGGCCGCGATGAGTTCGTCCGGGAGCGAGGCAACGGCGACCGCCTTGGCGTCGTCTATGTCCTTCTCAAATCCGCCCACGTTCTCCTCGCCGAGGAAGAGCCCGGACCTGACGTCCAGCGTTCCAAATGTCATCTCCATGGGGTCTATGTCGAGCACGAAGGCAAGGTCGGTCATGATAAAGTCGTCTAGCCCTTTGCCGTCGACGTCGCACGCCGGC
The Pseudomonadota bacterium DNA segment above includes these coding regions:
- a CDS encoding CPBP family intramembrane metalloprotease; the protein is MGKASARSRRGLAVEVSVTTAAVLAIVHLLYATRGNSFIGPKIAYIVAYLLLGAPLIVLWRRRRPLDFFSIASKDLVSSLKAFAVASVVLFPPFLVAAHFWQTIVGGHSGFSPAGFPGFINMMLMQLVLVALPEEFYFRGYFQSAMNAVFLKRWRFLGIDLGWGFFITAAVFAVAHTMITYRWWHFSIFFPALVFGWLRERTNNIVAPTLFHAASNLLMDWFVRSYV
- the nth gene encoding endonuclease III — encoded protein: MQRKRITAVLKALEGSYPRGERPWAVCSNPFRTLIGTILSAQTTDAQVDLVTPELFRRWPTPVALSRAKVAEVQRIIKSVGLHRAKARNIVAAARAISERFDGKVPAARDGLMSLAGVGRKTANVVLIKSFGVPAMPVDTHVFRVATRIGLAEGKTPEQAERGLVKVIPERQLGAAHFWLIHHGRTLCHARNPECVVCPVRKYCFYFKKQRSREVKKLR
- the lexA gene encoding repressor LexA, which produces MCNHTKPIDDDKLDVLRRFWRMNRRLPTYSEMCRIFGYSSKNAAFRMARKLIDEGYIEKDDAGRLMPKSERLGIPLVGYVQAGFPSPAEEELIDTLSLDEFLIDKPEASFLLKVSGDSMIDAGIHEGDLVIVERGTEPKSGDIVLGCVDGDWTLKYYRKAGGTVELVPANPKYPVIRPEEELTLGGVVRAVMRRY